The Hymenobacter baengnokdamensis genome includes a region encoding these proteins:
- a CDS encoding MBL fold metallo-hydrolase: MKSILLLTAALAAFALQAPAQTATTPRAAADQIATSKGPLTVQPITHGSVVFTWSGKTIYVDPYGGAAAYAGLAAPDVILITDIHGDHLDPKTLAGLSVSKALMIVPQAVAEKLPAEYKPQVRILRNGQKLDTLGMSVSAIPMYNLPEAADAPHTKGRGNGYVLNLGGKNVYLSGDTEDIPEMRALQHIDVAFVCMNLPYTMDVNQAAQAVLAFKPSIVYPYHYRGQSGLSDVAAFKKTVNAANKKIDVRLRNWYPAAQ, encoded by the coding sequence ATGAAATCTATTCTCCTCCTCACGGCCGCCCTGGCGGCTTTTGCCCTGCAAGCCCCGGCCCAAACTGCCACCACGCCGCGCGCGGCCGCCGACCAGATTGCCACCAGTAAAGGCCCGCTCACGGTGCAGCCCATCACGCACGGCAGCGTGGTGTTCACCTGGAGCGGCAAGACTATCTACGTGGACCCCTACGGCGGGGCAGCAGCTTATGCCGGGCTAGCTGCGCCCGATGTCATCCTCATCACCGACATCCACGGCGACCACCTCGACCCCAAGACGCTAGCCGGCCTCTCCGTGAGCAAAGCCCTGATGATAGTGCCCCAAGCCGTGGCCGAGAAGCTGCCCGCCGAGTACAAGCCGCAGGTGCGCATCCTGCGCAACGGACAGAAGCTCGACACGCTGGGGATGAGCGTGTCGGCCATTCCCATGTACAACCTGCCCGAAGCAGCCGACGCGCCGCATACCAAAGGCCGGGGCAACGGCTACGTATTAAACCTGGGCGGCAAAAACGTGTACCTGTCCGGCGACACGGAAGACATCCCTGAAATGCGCGCCCTCCAGCACATCGACGTGGCCTTCGTGTGCATGAACCTGCCCTATACTATGGACGTGAACCAAGCCGCACAAGCAGTGCTGGCCTTCAAGCCCAGCATTGTGTACCCCTACCACTACCGGGGCCAAAGCGGCCTGAGCGATGTGGCCGCCTTCAAGAAAACGGTGAACGCAGCCAACAAGAAAATCGACGTGCGCCTGCGCAACTGGTACCCGGCGGCCCAGTAA
- a CDS encoding DUF72 domain-containing protein, with the protein MPSLLGTLRTGTSGIVVPGPKATFPEAYQATSRFTYYATLFNSVEINSTFYRIPQPKTFATWAAETGPAFDFTLKLWRDITHTKTLAEDLSGLVRFLEAARELGPKKGCLLLQFPPSNTIRQLKTVSALLQALAAADPAHEWRKAVEFRHPSWYAEDAFEMLDHHGASLVLHDKGPARNAQLNEGADFVYMRFHGPQGNYRESYERDFLHDQAEQIHDYLQEGKDVYAYFNNTMGAAFENAQDLYRLVAERA; encoded by the coding sequence ATGCCGTCCCTCCTTGGCACCCTGCGCACGGGCACCAGCGGCATCGTCGTGCCCGGTCCCAAGGCCACCTTTCCGGAGGCCTACCAGGCGACGAGCCGCTTCACCTACTATGCCACCCTGTTTAACTCGGTTGAGATTAACAGCACCTTCTACCGCATCCCCCAGCCCAAAACGTTTGCGACCTGGGCCGCGGAAACCGGCCCGGCGTTTGACTTTACCCTCAAGCTGTGGCGCGATATCACGCACACCAAGACGCTTGCCGAGGACCTCTCCGGCCTTGTCCGCTTTCTAGAGGCAGCACGTGAGTTGGGCCCCAAAAAGGGCTGCCTGCTCCTTCAGTTCCCGCCCAGCAACACCATTCGCCAGCTAAAGACGGTCAGTGCCCTCTTGCAGGCGCTTGCGGCGGCAGACCCCGCCCACGAGTGGCGCAAAGCGGTGGAGTTTCGCCACCCAAGCTGGTATGCAGAGGATGCGTTTGAGATGCTGGACCACCACGGCGCTAGCCTCGTGCTGCACGACAAAGGTCCCGCCCGAAACGCCCAGCTCAACGAGGGGGCAGACTTTGTTTATATGCGCTTCCACGGCCCGCAGGGAAACTACCGCGAGTCCTACGAGCGCGACTTTCTGCACGACCAGGCCGAGCAGATACACGACTACCTCCAGGAGGGGAAAGACGTGTATGCCTACTTCAACAATACTATGGGTGCCGCGTTTGAAAATGCCCAAGACCTGTACCGGCTGGTAGCGGAGCGGGCGTGA
- a CDS encoding HNH endonuclease, translating to MHAWPGKELVLTASNSVRSFGHLREVIAYASLDAALWELMLQPVAREDIRQALLTRHFPLTKKYFRPQAGQEKLDELGRQMLEEPAAVYNRVVNVVDETEVLVRSAGFSRGIMKAYQSTCAVSGLQLVSTTGATPLLDACHIVPWAVSHDDSIGNGLALCPNLHRAFDRHLFWIDGDYRVRVAEGFGELGGHEYGVQRFNGQQLRLPKVREWWPRVENLAAQRG from the coding sequence TTGCATGCCTGGCCGGGTAAGGAGTTGGTACTGACCGCGTCGAATTCGGTGCGCAGCTTTGGGCACTTGCGGGAGGTTATTGCCTACGCTTCGCTGGATGCGGCGCTGTGGGAACTGATGTTGCAGCCGGTGGCGCGGGAGGATATTCGGCAGGCGCTGCTGACGCGCCACTTCCCGTTGACGAAGAAGTACTTCCGGCCGCAGGCGGGGCAGGAAAAGCTGGATGAGTTGGGGCGGCAGATGCTGGAGGAGCCTGCGGCCGTGTATAACCGGGTGGTGAACGTGGTGGACGAAACAGAGGTGCTGGTGCGCAGCGCGGGGTTTAGCCGTGGGATAATGAAGGCGTACCAATCAACGTGCGCGGTGTCGGGCTTGCAGCTAGTGAGTACGACGGGGGCCACTCCCCTACTCGATGCCTGCCACATCGTGCCCTGGGCAGTGAGCCACGATGATAGCATAGGTAATGGGCTGGCGTTGTGCCCGAACCTGCACCGGGCGTTTGACCGGCACCTATTCTGGATTGATGGGGACTACCGGGTGCGGGTAGCGGAGGGGTTCGGGGAGCTGGGCGGGCACGAGTACGGGGTGCAACGCTTTAATGGGCAGCAGTTGCGGCTGCCGAAAGTGCGAGAGTGGTGGCCGCGGGTGGAGAATCTGGCGGCGCAGCGAGGATGA
- a CDS encoding M15 family metallopeptidase produces MVALTKAQAARQVARLASVRPELAEAYAVALRRWLGDPILVVLGRPFVSEGYRSVQEQDELYTHGRSAPGPIVTYKRGGESKHNELPSKALDVAFLLPDGTTSWSPELLSKFARLMKAADVRVHWGGDWPGFKDRPHFEV; encoded by the coding sequence ATGGTGGCGCTAACTAAGGCTCAGGCAGCGCGGCAGGTAGCGCGGCTGGCCTCGGTGCGGCCGGAGCTGGCGGAAGCCTACGCGGTGGCACTGCGACGGTGGCTCGGCGACCCCATCTTGGTGGTGCTGGGACGGCCATTTGTGAGCGAGGGGTACCGGTCGGTGCAAGAGCAGGACGAGTTGTACACGCACGGGCGGTCGGCACCGGGGCCCATCGTGACGTACAAGCGCGGGGGCGAGTCGAAGCACAACGAGCTGCCGAGTAAGGCGCTGGATGTGGCGTTTCTGCTGCCGGATGGCACGACGAGCTGGTCGCCGGAGCTGCTGAGCAAGTTTGCGCGGTTGATGAAGGCGGCGGACGTGCGAGTGCACTGGGGCGGCGACTGGCCGGGATTTAAGGACCGGCCGCACTTTGAGGTGTAG
- a CDS encoding STAS-like domain-containing protein: MLASTPLLELTALVQGTFTNAEGAKLFAALAPAVAAGQVVRLSLHHATPMSTSFLNSSFGALIDQYGLPAVQHSLRLTNYLPSHASCIKNYLDTYLLP, encoded by the coding sequence ATGCTTGCTTCTACCCCTCTGCTCGAACTCACGGCGCTGGTCCAGGGCACCTTCACCAACGCCGAGGGAGCCAAGCTCTTCGCGGCGCTAGCTCCCGCCGTGGCCGCTGGGCAGGTGGTGCGCTTATCACTGCATCACGCTACCCCTATGTCCACGTCCTTTCTAAATTCCTCCTTCGGCGCGCTGATTGACCAGTATGGCCTACCTGCCGTGCAGCACAGCTTACGGCTGACCAACTACTTGCCCTCACACGCCAGCTGCATCAAAAACTACCTCGATACTTACCTGCTCCCGTAG
- a CDS encoding VOC family protein, with protein sequence MAIQPKTKGLAHVALRTTDFARAKAFYHDLLGLPIALETPEILGFLIGTTFLGFKQAQPTYPGGSTFTPFNVGLDHIAISCEDEAELHRVADALQAAGVENTGVKQDTVGPMKYVAFKDPDRIAWEFYMV encoded by the coding sequence ATGGCTATTCAACCAAAAACCAAGGGCTTGGCGCACGTCGCCCTGCGCACCACCGACTTTGCCCGTGCTAAGGCGTTTTACCATGACCTGCTGGGCTTACCTATCGCCCTGGAGACGCCCGAAATACTGGGCTTCCTGATAGGAACAACGTTCCTGGGCTTTAAGCAGGCGCAGCCCACCTACCCCGGGGGCAGCACCTTCACGCCCTTCAACGTGGGCCTCGACCACATCGCCATTTCCTGCGAAGACGAGGCCGAGCTGCACCGGGTAGCCGACGCTTTACAGGCGGCCGGGGTGGAGAACACCGGCGTAAAGCAAGACACCGTGGGGCCGATGAAGTACGTGGCCTTTAAAGACCCCGACCGAATCGCCTGGGAGTTTTACATGGTGTAG
- a CDS encoding IS3 family transposase → MKRFTFIALHALSWPVRQQCRRLGVSPSGYYAWCKRPPMTEQTLPPWQVAAQRVFATHAGRYGQRRLRAQLRREGHEVGRQRLRGWLSASGLRALSTRTSTRSPRTTQADPQAIAAANKLATWPAAAAPNQIWVGDITYLGLATGQWAYLACWRDAFSRRVVGWHLSESLHTELLLTAFNRAVTVCQPPPGLLVHADRGSQYTSDAFTSLLDRTQAIASLSRPGNPYDNALAESGWSTLKTELLPRGACFADLEEARLELAEYLDHYYNTQRLHSALGYRTPLETELHYHFNLP, encoded by the coding sequence ATGAAACGCTTCACGTTCATTGCCTTACACGCCCTCTCTTGGCCCGTGCGACAGCAGTGCCGACGGCTGGGCGTCAGCCCCAGCGGCTACTACGCGTGGTGCAAGCGGCCACCGATGACCGAGCAAACGCTACCTCCTTGGCAAGTGGCGGCCCAGCGCGTATTTGCCACCCATGCCGGCCGCTACGGGCAGCGCCGACTGCGCGCCCAACTGCGCCGCGAAGGGCATGAAGTAGGCCGGCAGCGGCTACGCGGCTGGCTCAGCGCGAGTGGCTTGCGTGCGCTCAGTACCCGCACTAGCACGCGGTCCCCGCGCACCACCCAGGCTGACCCACAGGCCATCGCGGCTGCCAACAAACTCGCCACCTGGCCGGCCGCCGCGGCTCCCAACCAAATTTGGGTGGGCGACATTACCTACCTGGGCCTGGCCACGGGCCAGTGGGCGTACCTGGCCTGCTGGCGCGACGCCTTTTCCCGGCGCGTGGTCGGCTGGCACCTAAGCGAGTCGCTGCACACGGAGCTGCTTTTGACTGCTTTTAACCGGGCCGTAACCGTCTGTCAGCCCCCGCCCGGTCTGCTCGTGCATGCCGACCGGGGCAGCCAGTACACCAGCGACGCTTTTACCAGCCTGCTCGACCGCACGCAGGCCATTGCCAGCCTGAGCCGACCGGGTAACCCCTACGATAACGCCCTGGCCGAGAGCGGGTGGAGCACCCTCAAGACCGAGTTACTACCCCGTGGCGCTTGCTTTGCCGACCTGGAAGAGGCCCGGCTCGAACTGGCCGAGTACCTCGATCACTACTACAACACCCAGCGCCTGCACTCGGCGCTGGGCTATCGTACCCCGCTCGAAACCGAACTCCATTATCACTTTAACCTACCTTAG
- a CDS encoding DarT ssDNA thymidine ADP-ribosyltransferase family protein, whose product MFKALNRLIAYITGENKEAELTLARKQALRDAQLHAEKEQSKAAKKAVESNEHLIRRKNEEDRQAANRAQESKTNKAIINKNAERERNEPPLLAKYEVAKPKEKPKKNKISSLFYKEDFWDGADWATEIKLSESENLFWEIAVDPDLYCHESFYESESEPRDFWDDTDWATEIELLESESLFWKTVEEEREWRYEIEQVKSKRGLVTTPERLIKKLLPSVETQKKDWFKFQQVLKKHNISRLYHFTDRENLASIRAAGGLLSWYSCKENSISIARPGGSEFSWQLDARKGLADYVRLSFIHDHPMMYIAKQDGRLKSPILLEIDPAVILLQPTKFSLMNAAKSGVTATGDLEKFMELKFDVFRKKYFDLTDEEKPYYQAEILIHRMLPAKYILNLDQLPV is encoded by the coding sequence ATGTTTAAAGCCCTAAACCGTCTGATTGCATATATCACAGGAGAAAATAAGGAGGCGGAGCTAACGTTAGCACGGAAACAAGCACTGAGAGATGCTCAGCTTCACGCTGAAAAGGAGCAGAGTAAAGCAGCTAAGAAAGCAGTTGAATCGAATGAGCATTTAATAAGGAGGAAAAACGAAGAAGATAGGCAGGCCGCCAATCGTGCGCAGGAGTCCAAAACAAACAAAGCTATAATAAATAAAAACGCCGAACGAGAAAGAAATGAGCCACCATTGCTGGCTAAGTATGAAGTGGCTAAGCCTAAAGAGAAGCCCAAAAAAAACAAAATAAGCTCCTTATTCTATAAAGAAGACTTTTGGGATGGTGCTGATTGGGCTACAGAAATAAAATTATCAGAATCAGAAAACCTATTTTGGGAAATAGCTGTCGACCCTGATTTATACTGCCATGAGTCATTTTATGAATCTGAATCAGAACCAAGAGATTTTTGGGATGATACTGATTGGGCAACAGAAATAGAACTATTAGAATCGGAAAGTCTATTCTGGAAAACGGTAGAGGAAGAAAGAGAGTGGCGATATGAAATAGAGCAGGTTAAATCCAAAAGAGGCTTAGTAACAACTCCTGAACGGCTAATTAAAAAGCTACTTCCTAGTGTAGAGACACAAAAAAAAGACTGGTTTAAATTCCAACAGGTACTTAAAAAGCATAATATCTCCCGTCTGTACCATTTCACAGACCGAGAAAACCTTGCCTCCATTCGTGCAGCTGGTGGATTACTGTCTTGGTATTCATGCAAAGAGAATAGTATTAGTATTGCACGCCCCGGTGGCAGTGAATTCTCATGGCAGCTTGATGCAAGGAAGGGGCTGGCTGATTATGTCCGCTTATCCTTTATTCACGACCACCCAATGATGTACATTGCCAAGCAAGATGGCCGCCTCAAATCACCAATATTGCTTGAAATTGACCCGGCAGTAATCCTTCTTCAACCAACTAAGTTCAGCTTGATGAATGCTGCCAAAAGTGGGGTAACTGCAACTGGTGACTTGGAGAAATTTATGGAGCTTAAATTCGATGTGTTTCGTAAGAAGTACTTCGACCTGACTGATGAAGAAAAGCCGTATTATCAAGCAGAAATATTGATTCATAGAATGTTACCTGCTAAATACATCCTCAATCTTGACCAGCTTCCGGTATGA
- a CDS encoding NUDIX hydrolase translates to MIDKIAWLHLHAGQLLSTRSRGKDRYYLPGGKREHGETDAQTLLREIQEELTVRLDPTSLTHAGTFEAPAHGHPAGVLVRMSCYWAQRYLGTIQPAAEIEEVVWLTYRHRPQVSAVDQLIFDWLHQQHLLAE, encoded by the coding sequence ATGATTGACAAAATAGCCTGGTTGCACCTGCACGCCGGCCAACTGCTCAGCACCCGCAGCCGCGGCAAAGACCGCTACTACCTGCCCGGCGGCAAGCGCGAGCACGGCGAAACCGATGCCCAAACCCTGCTGCGCGAAATCCAGGAAGAGCTCACCGTGCGGCTCGACCCCACTAGTCTAACCCACGCCGGTACCTTCGAAGCCCCTGCCCACGGCCACCCCGCCGGCGTGCTCGTGCGCATGAGTTGCTACTGGGCCCAGCGCTACCTCGGCACCATCCAGCCCGCCGCCGAAATTGAGGAGGTGGTCTGGCTCACCTACCGCCACCGCCCCCAGGTGTCGGCCGTCGACCAGCTCATCTTCGACTGGCTCCACCAGCAGCACCTGCTAGCCGAGTAG